One Plectropomus leopardus isolate mb chromosome 1, YSFRI_Pleo_2.0, whole genome shotgun sequence DNA segment encodes these proteins:
- the ero1a gene encoding ERO1-like protein alpha, with protein sequence MKLVVLVLLLQVSGCADSRCFCQVTGDLDDCTCDVETIDTFNNDKLFPKLQNLLESDYFRFYKVNLNKACPFWAVSSHCGLRDCAVKPCSLNEVPEGIRSSSHNKYSAEANEQSAECEQAEHLGAVDVSLSDETKEALLSWSKHDDEAERFCVVDDEESPDSQHVDLLLNPERFTGYRGPEAWQIWNSIYEENCFKPFTVKRPLIPDSFHSSSGSEAKIFYSWLEGQCVEKRAFYRLISGLHASINIHLSARYLLDDSWFQKKWGHNVSEFRQRFDSELTAGEGPKRLRNLYFLFLIELRALAKALPFFQQPSFQLYTGRPEEDQRHKELLLDILQLARSFPLHFDETSLFAGDEKEAAELKEDIRLAFLNISRIMDCVGCFKCRLWGKLQTQGLGTSLKILFSERQIEALPTSSVQRPSFQLSRQEIVSLFNAIGRISTSIRELKNFRWLLSEER encoded by the exons GTCACAGGTGATCTGGACGACTGTACTTGTGATGTGGAGACCATCGATACCTTCAACAACGACAAGCTTTTCCCCAAACTTCAAAATCTTCTGGAGTCAGACTATTTCAGGTTCTACAAG GTGAACCTGAATAAGGCGTGTCCGTTCTGGGCGGTGAGCAGTCACTGCGGTCTGAGGGACTGTGCTGTGAAGCCCTGCTCTCTT AACGAAGTGCCGGAGGGAATCAGATCGTCCTCCCACAACAAG taTTCAGCAGAAGCAAACGAGCAGTCAGCTGAGTGTGAGCAGGCGGAGCATCTCGGAGCCGTAGATGTTTCACTGAG tGACGAGACCAAAGAGGCTCTCCTCAGCTGGAGCAAACACGATGACGAGGCCGAACGCTTCTGCGTGGTTGACG ACGAGGAGTCACCGGACTCCCAGCATGTCGACCTGCTGCTGAACCCGGAGCGCTTCACGGGCTACAGAGGACCAGAGGCCTGGCAGATCTGGAACAGCATCTATGAGGAAAACTGCTTCAA ACCGTTTACTGTCAAGCGACCTCTCATTCCCGACTCGTTCCACAGCAGCTCGGGAAGTGAAG caaAGATCTTCTACAGCTGGCTGGAAG GCCAGTGTGTGGAGAAGAGAGCTTTCTATCGGCTCATCTCCGGCCTCCATGCCAGCATCAACATACACCTGAGCGCCAGGTACCTCCTGGATG ACAGCTGGTTTCAGAAGAAGTGGGGTCACAACGTGTCAGAGTTCAGACAGCGTTTTGATTCGGAGCTGACGGCTGGCGAGGGGCCCAAGAGGCTCCGCAACCTGTACTTCCTGTTCCTGATCGAGCTGCGAGCGCTGGCCAAAGCTCTGCCCTTCTTCCAGCAGCCGTCCTTCCAGTTGTACACCGGCAGACCGGAGGAGgaccagagacacaaagagctgctgctggacaTCCTGCAGCTGGCCCG ATCTTTCCCTCTGCACTTTGATGAGACGTCTCTGTTTGCTGGGGATGAAAAAGAAGCAGCCGAACTGAAG GAGGACATCAGACTGGCCTTCCTCAACATCTCCAGGATCATGGACTGCGTGGGCTGCTTCAAGTGTCGACTGTGGGGGAAACTGCAG ACTCAGGGATTAGGAACATCCCtaaagattttgttttcagaGCGGCAGATTGAAGCTCTGCCCACATCCAGCGTCCAGCGACCCAGTTTCCAGCTCAGCCGACAGGAGATCGTCTCCCTGTTCAACGCCATTGGAAG GATTTCCACCAGCATCAGAGAGCTGAAGAACTTCAGATGGCTGTTATCAGAGGAGCGGTGA